In one window of Frigoriglobus tundricola DNA:
- a CDS encoding transposase has product MIDETGVFLNPLVRRSWAVRGQTPVIGGDGGHRKKVSVIGALSMSPKARRLGLYFATRPDGFFTADAVVPFLRDLLTHLRGKVVVLWDGGSNHQGPLIRAFLQRNRRLALERLPAYAPDLNPVEVVWSWLKYGQLANYVPDGIKELDNEILDRLIELRCDPNLLRNLWDGSDLPFPHLRTG; this is encoded by the coding sequence TTGATCGACGAAACCGGTGTGTTCCTCAACCCGCTGGTCCGCCGGTCCTGGGCGGTGCGGGGCCAGACCCCGGTGATCGGCGGGGACGGGGGGCACCGGAAGAAGGTGTCGGTCATCGGGGCGCTGAGCATGTCCCCGAAGGCCCGGCGCCTGGGGCTGTACTTCGCCACCCGCCCGGACGGGTTCTTTACGGCTGACGCCGTGGTTCCGTTCCTCCGCGACCTGTTGACGCACCTGCGGGGGAAGGTGGTGGTCCTGTGGGACGGTGGATCCAACCACCAAGGGCCGCTGATCCGGGCGTTCCTGCAACGGAACCGGCGCCTCGCCCTGGAGCGGTTGCCCGCGTACGCCCCGGACCTGAACCCAGTCGAGGTGGTCTGGTCGTGGCTCAAGTACGGGCAACTGGCCAACTATGTGCCCGACGGGATCAAGGAGTTGGATAACGAGATCCTGGACCGCCTCATCGAGTTGAGGTGCGACCCGAACCTCCTTCGGAACCTGTGGGACGGGTCGGATTTGCCCTTCCCACATCTGAGGACGGGTTAA
- a CDS encoding winged helix-turn-helix domain-containing protein, which yields MRPKGTAAELEARRRLAVQRVADGWSRAEVAAFLGVHRETVAEWVRAHKADGDPALAAKPHPGRPPFLTPEQEKQVLGWLAEAPTKHGFRTDLWTAKRVAQLILQKLEVKFHPHYLREWLTKRNYTPQKPARRAKQRNPEAIAGWLQKDWPRIKKKSGARTPTSS from the coding sequence ATGAGACCTAAAGGTACTGCGGCTGAGTTGGAAGCCCGTCGTCGCTTGGCCGTGCAGCGGGTGGCGGACGGGTGGTCCCGTGCCGAGGTGGCCGCGTTCCTCGGCGTCCACCGGGAAACGGTGGCCGAGTGGGTGCGGGCCCACAAGGCCGATGGGGACCCGGCTCTGGCGGCCAAACCACACCCGGGCCGCCCCCCGTTCCTGACCCCCGAGCAGGAAAAGCAGGTGCTCGGGTGGCTGGCCGAGGCGCCTACGAAGCACGGGTTCCGGACCGACCTGTGGACGGCCAAGCGGGTGGCCCAACTGATCCTCCAGAAGTTGGAGGTGAAATTCCACCCGCACTACCTGCGGGAATGGTTGACGAAGCGCAACTACACGCCCCAGAAGCCGGCCCGGCGGGCCAAGCAGCGGAACCCCGAAGCCATCGCGGGGTGGCTCCAGAAGGACTGGCCGCGGATCAAAAAAAAGTCCGGCGCCAGAACGCCCACCTCGTCTTGA
- a CDS encoding C1 family peptidase: MRQQFRTWLVLPVALTVLTAPGQALAAPAVQMGGDWRKMTPKMATTKTVEAMVLKNDLIRAEVRGNFAFGYGETAAVVVHAAPDGDGSYLTVVAVSTDDGEAERLRNAVRAHVFDGPYDDTIPHELDSKKSGRRSTAPAVRYAALQLADKSLLYRAVVRSGLAYRGLNSDIQSDGLIFGTNESTVACLERTRSATGKANVLIVVASSKKEEATDLRDALAENLKGGKLAPVVSLCKDQTAIRDQAARDVCPYFPAVAALEAAYRRTGVEVDLSAEHLIWLRNVTSGGDRGNRTVAENLISTLGGGGLATSFGVLRDYAICPAKDLPYRGDDAVAKIGQSDFYKGWGLENYDWSTPQSQFVLNRWNLDPRRLPQAARASAKYGIDECVMLSAGDAKRPEKFEEILASGREVVFNIRLHENSDDGGKGEPVWRYKPAEGVSGNHLMLVVGYDRERRFFIVKNSWGPTNYTAMREKLAPNWKDIEAYNGYTLVDYNYLDVCSEAGYIKTVAPLDSPRFAAQRALGQWQVTFEHKDKKLMTGVLAWRHNASATGARVGDLVTEDGQQFRVNVKLEGDGTKPYKATLAIDFAKGTQPYGGLRGAAWSGKLALPTDGRIAMALAPAGGDEQKLWGAPSGEVRLSAHLVADKNLLRAIKPPAELLRK, from the coding sequence GTGAGGCAGCAGTTCCGCACCTGGCTCGTTCTCCCCGTCGCGCTGACCGTTCTGACGGCCCCGGGCCAGGCGCTCGCGGCGCCGGCGGTCCAAATGGGCGGGGACTGGCGCAAGATGACGCCGAAGATGGCGACCACCAAGACCGTGGAGGCGATGGTCCTCAAAAACGACCTCATCCGCGCAGAGGTCCGGGGCAATTTCGCGTTCGGCTACGGCGAAACCGCCGCGGTCGTCGTCCACGCGGCTCCCGACGGCGACGGCTCGTACCTCACGGTGGTGGCCGTGAGTACCGACGACGGAGAAGCCGAACGCCTGCGCAACGCCGTCCGGGCGCACGTCTTCGACGGACCGTACGACGACACGATCCCGCACGAACTCGACAGCAAGAAGTCCGGCCGCAGATCGACCGCACCGGCGGTGCGGTACGCCGCCCTTCAACTGGCCGACAAGTCCCTGCTCTATCGGGCGGTCGTTCGCTCGGGGCTGGCGTACCGCGGACTGAACTCCGACATCCAGAGCGACGGCCTCATCTTCGGCACCAACGAGAGCACCGTCGCCTGCCTCGAACGGACCCGATCCGCCACGGGCAAAGCCAACGTTCTGATCGTAGTCGCGAGTTCCAAGAAGGAGGAAGCGACGGACCTGCGCGACGCCCTGGCCGAAAACCTCAAGGGCGGCAAATTGGCCCCGGTGGTGAGCCTGTGCAAGGACCAGACGGCGATTCGCGATCAGGCCGCGCGCGACGTGTGCCCCTACTTCCCGGCAGTGGCGGCCCTTGAGGCCGCGTACCGGCGCACCGGCGTCGAAGTCGATCTCTCGGCCGAACATCTGATCTGGTTGCGGAACGTCACGTCCGGGGGCGATCGCGGCAACCGCACTGTGGCCGAGAACCTGATCAGTACGCTCGGTGGTGGCGGCCTGGCCACGAGCTTCGGGGTGCTCCGAGATTATGCCATCTGTCCGGCCAAGGACCTGCCGTACCGCGGCGACGACGCGGTCGCGAAGATCGGTCAGAGCGATTTCTACAAGGGCTGGGGGCTGGAGAATTACGACTGGAGCACGCCCCAGAGTCAGTTCGTTCTCAACCGCTGGAACCTCGACCCCCGGCGCCTCCCCCAGGCGGCCCGCGCAAGCGCCAAGTACGGCATCGACGAGTGCGTGATGCTGTCCGCCGGGGACGCAAAGAGGCCCGAAAAGTTCGAGGAGATCCTGGCATCGGGCCGGGAGGTCGTCTTCAACATCCGTCTCCACGAGAACAGCGACGACGGCGGCAAGGGGGAACCGGTGTGGCGGTACAAGCCGGCCGAAGGGGTGTCCGGCAACCACCTCATGCTCGTCGTCGGCTACGATCGCGAGCGCCGGTTCTTCATCGTCAAGAACAGTTGGGGGCCGACGAACTACACCGCGATGAGGGAGAAACTGGCCCCGAACTGGAAGGACATCGAGGCGTACAACGGGTACACGCTGGTGGACTACAACTACCTCGACGTGTGTTCGGAGGCCGGGTACATCAAGACCGTTGCGCCGCTCGACAGCCCGCGGTTCGCCGCCCAGCGGGCGCTCGGCCAGTGGCAGGTCACGTTCGAGCACAAGGACAAGAAGCTCATGACCGGGGTGCTGGCGTGGCGCCACAACGCCAGCGCGACCGGGGCGCGCGTCGGCGACCTCGTCACCGAGGACGGCCAACAGTTCCGCGTCAACGTCAAGCTGGAGGGCGATGGGACCAAACCCTACAAGGCGACCCTCGCGATCGACTTCGCGAAGGGCACACAGCCGTACGGCGGCCTCCGCGGCGCGGCCTGGAGCGGCAAGCTGGCGCTGCCCACCGACGGTCGCATCGCAATGGCGCTCGCCCCCGCGGGCGGGGACGAGCAAAAACTGTGGGGCGCGCCGTCCGGAGAGGTCCGCCTGTCCGCGCATCTGGTCGCGGATAAGAACCTCCTCCGCGCGATCAAGCCACCGGCAGAGTTGCTCAGGAAGTAG
- a CDS encoding glycosyltransferase has protein sequence MYSLILPAYNPGPDVERTWHAVARFVAERAARGTEWEAVFVLDGCTDGTEGRLAALAADADSPLRVLSYPNNRGKGYAVRSGLMAARGRYRVFTDVDLAYSFDDVNRVADALAAGAEVAIASREHPDSRVQIPPALLGYTFRRRLQSRLFGAAVRCLLPLPYLDTQAGLKGMTAAVAERVVPELRCDGFGFDCEFLTACARAAIAVTETPVCVRYADRASTTGAGAGLRMLREVWRVRRSWRNRVLPPLPAPARVPAPVHSAAAGPVVQKAA, from the coding sequence GTGTACAGCCTCATCCTACCCGCGTACAACCCCGGCCCCGACGTCGAGCGGACGTGGCACGCGGTCGCGCGCTTCGTCGCCGAACGGGCCGCGCGGGGGACCGAGTGGGAAGCCGTATTCGTTCTGGACGGCTGCACGGACGGGACCGAGGGCCGGCTCGCGGCGCTGGCGGCCGATGCCGATTCGCCATTGCGCGTCCTGAGCTATCCCAATAACCGAGGGAAGGGGTACGCGGTTCGTAGCGGTTTGATGGCGGCCCGCGGCCGGTACCGGGTGTTCACCGACGTGGATCTGGCGTACTCGTTCGATGACGTGAACCGCGTGGCCGACGCGCTCGCGGCCGGGGCCGAGGTGGCGATCGCGTCCCGTGAGCACCCCGACAGCCGCGTCCAGATCCCGCCGGCGCTACTCGGTTACACGTTCCGCCGCCGGCTCCAGAGCCGATTGTTCGGTGCGGCGGTGAGGTGCCTGTTACCCCTCCCGTACCTCGACACCCAGGCCGGGCTGAAGGGCATGACCGCGGCCGTCGCGGAGCGGGTGGTGCCGGAACTCCGGTGCGACGGCTTCGGGTTCGACTGCGAGTTTCTGACCGCCTGTGCCCGGGCCGCGATCGCGGTGACGGAGACCCCCGTGTGCGTCCGGTACGCCGACCGCGCGAGCACCACCGGTGCGGGCGCGGGGCTGCGGATGCTCCGCGAGGTGTGGCGCGTCCGCCGGTCCTGGCGCAACCGCGTCCTCCCGCCCCTCCCCGCGCCCGCTCGGGTGCCCGCTCCGGTCCACTCCGCGGCAGCCGGTCCCGTCGTCCAAAAGGCCGCGTAA
- a CDS encoding glycosyltransferase family 87 protein, protein MPDAPLTRRDRAGLALLVALVIGCGVLTEIRGAFAQRRHTDVGVYLRGSWALRNGLDPYAVTDDNGWHYAYPPVFAIALIPFADAPAGVEQPKWAVPYPVSVGLWYLVSAALLFWAAHHLSRALEETAPEPLPTAGQRRFWWTRGWPVWLCMPAIGSTLVKGQSNMLVLALLTGVIAAAVRRRRAVAGWCLAGAVCIKVFPAVLVAYPLVRRDWRMLGHFTLAMVAGIVVVPVLALGPDRAWATTETFVGQILLPGLTTAPGVMSRELTDMTGTDNQSVRAIIHNALNLDGATRPPMASAGTKLAHALISLGLLVWTFWAARRIPDERYRTLFTLSGLVIVAVAATPVNHTHYMVLAVPGVLGLVFWEMERRRRLVWGPALTVVLVLHVVSGIYPRLPFLPGYQEARDLGVTLLGALLVWWAGLKFSAAGAPRTAGAGAAEGAALRLPSVRVFK, encoded by the coding sequence ATGCCGGATGCCCCACTCACTCGCCGCGACCGCGCGGGCCTCGCCCTGCTGGTCGCTCTGGTGATCGGCTGCGGGGTGCTGACCGAAATCCGCGGCGCGTTCGCACAGCGCCGGCACACGGACGTCGGCGTGTACCTGCGCGGCAGTTGGGCGCTGCGCAACGGGCTGGACCCCTACGCGGTGACCGACGACAACGGCTGGCACTACGCCTACCCGCCGGTGTTCGCCATCGCGCTGATCCCGTTCGCGGACGCGCCGGCCGGGGTGGAACAGCCGAAGTGGGCGGTCCCGTACCCGGTCTCCGTCGGGCTCTGGTACCTGGTCAGCGCGGCGCTGCTGTTCTGGGCCGCCCATCACCTGTCGCGCGCGCTCGAAGAAACCGCCCCGGAACCGCTGCCGACGGCGGGCCAGCGCCGGTTCTGGTGGACCCGCGGCTGGCCGGTGTGGCTCTGTATGCCGGCTATTGGCAGCACCCTGGTCAAGGGCCAGTCGAACATGCTGGTGCTGGCCCTTTTGACGGGGGTGATTGCGGCCGCGGTCCGCAGGCGCCGGGCGGTGGCCGGGTGGTGCCTGGCCGGGGCCGTCTGCATCAAGGTGTTCCCCGCCGTGCTCGTAGCGTACCCGCTCGTGCGCCGGGACTGGCGGATGCTCGGCCACTTCACGCTCGCGATGGTCGCGGGCATCGTCGTGGTTCCGGTCCTCGCGCTCGGTCCCGACCGGGCGTGGGCGACGACGGAAACGTTCGTGGGTCAGATCCTCCTCCCGGGCCTGACGACCGCGCCGGGCGTCATGTCGCGCGAGCTGACGGACATGACCGGGACGGACAACCAGTCCGTCCGCGCGATCATCCACAACGCCCTGAACCTCGACGGCGCCACGCGCCCCCCGATGGCCTCGGCGGGCACCAAACTCGCCCACGCGCTGATCTCCCTGGGGCTGCTCGTGTGGACGTTCTGGGCCGCGCGCCGCATCCCGGACGAGCGGTACCGGACGCTGTTCACCCTGAGCGGGCTCGTGATCGTGGCCGTGGCCGCCACCCCGGTCAATCACACGCACTATATGGTGCTGGCGGTTCCCGGGGTGCTCGGGCTGGTGTTCTGGGAAATGGAGCGGCGCCGGCGGTTGGTCTGGGGACCGGCGCTTACGGTCGTACTCGTGTTGCACGTCGTTTCGGGCATCTACCCGCGCCTGCCGTTCCTGCCCGGTTACCAGGAGGCGCGGGACCTCGGCGTCACGCTCCTCGGCGCGCTCCTCGTGTGGTGGGCGGGCTTGAAGTTTTCGGCCGCCGGAGCGCCCCGCACGGCCGGTGCGGGCGCCGCCGAAGGGGCGGCGCTCCGGCTCCCCTCGGTCCGGGTGTTCAAATGA
- a CDS encoding serine/threonine-protein kinase has translation MAAIAPASSADLLDLLRKSNILSPARFKAVPGADALPLDPSQAAALLVQRGFVTKFQATQLLAGRHKGFRIGPYVIQDLLGRGGMGAVYLGEHLELHRKVAIKVLAPGKGDDHTLAVERFLREARAVAALDHPNIVRIFDVARHNSAPYLVMEYVEGETLQQTLDRDGRVPYEVAAEYAAQAAAGLQHAHEQGFVHRDIKPGNLIRDRFGAVKILDMGLARSASDKDKLTEMHDHGAVVGTADFISPEQAINCPQVDGRADIYSLGATLYTLIVGKTPFDGNTTQKLMQHQLKTAPELTATHAELPAGLSAVVAKMLAKKPADRFQTPTEVIAALAPWTGNSNRVLAGLSRTRLGQGTDPHVPLADWAMQGSSLRLNDTPEPRSARDSAAFDPSGAQVTAAMSASETARSRTPAPTPTPDELVPVVSTPYRHRAPDSAAQSRNLALIVLGSAVAVLFTGILIGWLAFGR, from the coding sequence ATGGCTGCCATTGCCCCGGCATCGTCTGCCGATTTGCTCGACCTCCTCCGGAAGAGCAACATCCTCTCCCCCGCCCGCTTCAAGGCGGTGCCCGGAGCGGACGCCCTGCCGCTCGACCCGTCGCAGGCCGCCGCGCTGCTCGTCCAGCGCGGGTTCGTCACCAAGTTTCAGGCCACGCAACTGCTCGCCGGGCGCCACAAAGGGTTCCGCATCGGCCCGTACGTGATCCAGGACCTGCTCGGCCGCGGCGGCATGGGCGCGGTGTACCTGGGCGAACACCTCGAACTGCACCGCAAAGTGGCGATCAAGGTCCTCGCGCCCGGTAAGGGCGATGATCACACGCTCGCGGTCGAGCGGTTCCTCCGCGAGGCCCGCGCGGTCGCGGCACTCGACCACCCGAACATCGTCCGCATCTTCGACGTCGCCCGGCACAACTCCGCCCCGTACCTCGTGATGGAGTACGTCGAGGGGGAGACGCTCCAGCAGACGCTCGACCGGGACGGCCGCGTGCCCTACGAGGTGGCGGCGGAGTACGCCGCGCAGGCCGCGGCGGGGCTCCAGCACGCCCACGAACAGGGCTTCGTTCACCGCGACATCAAGCCCGGCAACCTGATACGCGACCGGTTCGGAGCGGTGAAGATCCTGGACATGGGCCTCGCGCGGTCCGCGAGCGACAAGGACAAGCTGACCGAAATGCACGATCACGGCGCGGTCGTCGGCACGGCCGACTTCATTTCGCCCGAACAGGCGATCAACTGCCCGCAAGTGGACGGGCGCGCGGACATTTACAGTCTCGGCGCCACCCTCTACACGCTGATCGTCGGCAAGACCCCATTCGACGGTAACACGACGCAAAAGCTGATGCAGCACCAGTTGAAGACGGCCCCGGAACTGACCGCGACCCATGCCGAGCTGCCGGCCGGGTTGAGTGCCGTAGTGGCGAAAATGCTGGCCAAGAAGCCGGCCGACCGATTCCAGACGCCGACCGAGGTGATCGCGGCCCTGGCCCCCTGGACGGGGAACAGCAACCGCGTCCTCGCGGGCCTGTCGAGAACGCGGTTGGGCCAGGGCACCGATCCGCACGTCCCCCTGGCGGACTGGGCGATGCAAGGCAGTTCGCTGCGGTTGAACGACACGCCGGAGCCGCGGTCGGCGCGTGACTCGGCCGCCTTCGATCCGTCCGGAGCGCAGGTTACGGCCGCGATGTCCGCGTCCGAAACGGCCCGTTCGCGCACGCCGGCACCGACCCCGACCCCGGACGAGTTGGTTCCGGTGGTATCCACTCCCTACCGCCACCGCGCCCCCGACTCGGCCGCGCAGAGCCGGAATCTGGCGCTCATCGTACTCGGGTCCGCGGTCGCCGTGCTGTTCACCGGCATCCTGATCGGCTGGCTCGCGTTCGGGCGCTAA
- a CDS encoding UbiX family flavin prenyltransferase, with amino-acid sequence MAVSDLVVAFTGASGSPYGVRLVEVLLRAGRAVHLTVSPAAVEVLEAEAGRGVRLAAGEFDPRALLGPNANDLDLTRLHYHHFRDFRAGIASGSFLTGGMAVCPCSMGTLAAIAHGTSGNLIHRAADVHLKERRKLVLVPRETPLGLVQLRNMVAVTEAGAIVLPAMPAFYTRPRDIADMVDFVVARVCDQFGVPHDLSHRWSAPAED; translated from the coding sequence ATGGCCGTTTCTGATCTGGTTGTGGCGTTCACCGGCGCGAGCGGCTCGCCCTACGGCGTGCGGCTGGTGGAGGTGCTGCTCCGCGCCGGGCGCGCCGTCCACCTGACCGTCAGCCCGGCGGCGGTCGAAGTCCTCGAAGCCGAAGCCGGACGGGGCGTGCGGCTCGCGGCCGGCGAGTTCGACCCGCGCGCGCTGCTCGGGCCGAACGCCAACGACCTGGACCTCACGCGGCTGCACTACCACCACTTCCGCGACTTCCGCGCGGGCATCGCCAGCGGGTCGTTTCTCACGGGCGGCATGGCCGTCTGCCCGTGCAGCATGGGCACGCTCGCGGCCATCGCGCACGGCACGTCCGGGAACCTGATCCACCGGGCCGCCGACGTGCACCTGAAGGAGCGGCGGAAACTCGTCCTCGTCCCGCGCGAGACGCCGCTGGGGCTCGTCCAGCTGCGCAACATGGTCGCGGTGACGGAAGCCGGCGCGATCGTGCTCCCGGCGATGCCGGCGTTCTACACGCGCCCGCGGGACATCGCGGACATGGTGGACTTCGTTGTGGCGCGCGTGTGCGACCAGTTCGGCGTGCCCCACGACCTCTCCCACCGGTGGAGCGCGCCGGCGGAAGATTAG
- a CDS encoding DedA family protein yields MLEHFDQYGYVGVFAALLAAGFGFPIPEELPVITAGALVGHEDTRLHWYYMLPLVIAGVVIGDGVLYGTGRVWGRHLLEIGFVRRNFVPLEKQEQIEKNFAERGIWVLLGARMLPGIRAPVFIIAGVLRVPLGRFLMADAIYAIPLVNLLFWLSYFLTDQVLEIFKKINEYRSLVISHLLAAVGGALLYKYVFSRHVSTGEAPHMPAIISKPAVAVGHAVEKAVEKAVETVTGRHHDKPNDEPLSDGAADQEFGIHRQDPPVPEGPKAEGHKS; encoded by the coding sequence ATGCTGGAACATTTCGACCAGTACGGTTACGTCGGCGTCTTCGCCGCCCTCCTGGCCGCCGGGTTCGGGTTCCCGATTCCGGAAGAGCTGCCAGTCATCACGGCCGGCGCGCTGGTCGGGCACGAGGACACGCGGCTCCACTGGTACTACATGCTCCCGCTGGTGATCGCCGGGGTCGTGATCGGCGACGGCGTGCTGTACGGCACGGGCCGCGTCTGGGGGCGCCACCTGCTCGAAATCGGGTTCGTGCGCCGGAACTTCGTACCACTGGAGAAGCAGGAACAGATCGAGAAGAACTTCGCCGAACGCGGCATCTGGGTGCTGCTGGGCGCCCGCATGCTGCCGGGGATCCGGGCGCCGGTGTTTATCATTGCGGGCGTGCTACGGGTGCCGCTGGGCCGGTTCCTCATGGCCGACGCCATCTACGCCATTCCGCTGGTCAACTTGCTGTTCTGGCTGTCGTATTTCCTGACCGACCAGGTGCTCGAGATCTTCAAGAAGATCAACGAGTACCGGTCGCTCGTCATCAGCCACTTGTTGGCCGCGGTCGGCGGGGCGCTGCTGTACAAGTACGTGTTCTCCCGACACGTTTCGACCGGCGAGGCGCCGCACATGCCCGCGATCATCTCCAAGCCGGCGGTCGCGGTCGGGCACGCCGTCGAAAAGGCCGTTGAAAAAGCGGTCGAAACCGTAACCGGCCGGCACCACGACAAGCCGAACGACGAACCGCTCTCCGACGGCGCGGCCGATCAGGAGTTCGGCATCCACCGGCAGGACCCTCCGGTTCCAGAAGGGCCGAAGGCGGAGGGGCACAAATCATAA
- a CDS encoding sugar phosphate isomerase/epimerase family protein, translated as MKLGLINSAWAQAGRGTAFGIQQTKAIGFDSIDIFADPLDTDARERKLIRTECERVGLPIISVACVAVGLIDLNPSVQRFHAGRCRAYLDFCYELGARNLLLVLGEYIWERQVIPAAEQWATAVTHLKALGDYAAQLGLEIALELEPFRQSLLNDVPNMVKFIDEVNHPAVRANIDVSHLHLAAARPEELRALAGKVAHVHISDCNGQVHGDLPPGRGVVDFVPYLREIAALGIDGAISVELEYSPEPGKIVEWVTEAYRETDKLLRTAGIARE; from the coding sequence ATGAAACTGGGGCTCATCAACTCCGCCTGGGCTCAGGCCGGTCGGGGCACCGCGTTCGGAATCCAGCAGACGAAGGCCATCGGGTTCGATTCGATCGACATTTTCGCCGACCCGCTCGACACCGACGCGCGGGAGCGGAAACTGATCCGCACGGAGTGCGAGCGGGTCGGGCTGCCGATCATCAGCGTCGCGTGCGTGGCCGTCGGCCTCATCGACCTCAACCCGAGCGTGCAGCGGTTCCACGCGGGCCGGTGCCGGGCGTACCTCGACTTCTGCTACGAGCTGGGCGCCCGGAACCTGCTCCTCGTACTGGGCGAGTACATCTGGGAGCGGCAGGTGATTCCGGCCGCGGAGCAGTGGGCGACCGCCGTGACCCACCTCAAGGCGCTGGGCGATTATGCCGCGCAACTCGGCCTCGAGATCGCGCTCGAATTGGAGCCCTTCCGGCAGTCGCTACTGAACGACGTACCGAACATGGTGAAGTTCATCGACGAGGTGAACCATCCCGCCGTGCGTGCGAACATCGATGTTTCGCACCTCCACTTAGCGGCCGCGCGGCCCGAGGAGCTGCGGGCGCTCGCGGGCAAAGTGGCCCACGTTCACATCAGTGATTGCAACGGTCAGGTACACGGCGACCTGCCGCCGGGGCGCGGCGTAGTGGACTTTGTGCCGTACCTGCGAGAGATTGCGGCACTGGGGATTGATGGGGCAATTAGCGTGGAACTGGAGTATTCCCCCGAGCCGGGAAAAATCGTCGAGTGGGTAACGGAAGCCTACCGGGAGACGGACAAACTGCTCCGCACCGCGGGCATCGCGCGCGAATAA
- a CDS encoding LOG family protein has product MADQVIETDLERRSGEWQRNAGEAAPEAKKFLQGPQHRQFELWQAVKIFRELVYGFRKLHFVGPCVTVFGSARFDERHRYYVMAREVGRLLARSGFTTMTGGGPGIMEAANRGARDIGGRSIGCNIVLPMEQKPNPYVDSWIDFEYFFVRKLMLVKYSYAFVVMPGGFGTMDELFEVATLIQTGKLENFPVALMGADYWRPLMDQLRVMANERTIDPADLDQLIVSDDPGEVVSGVTDIAMKRFGLTYGPQCKPRWWLGERWHRLRK; this is encoded by the coding sequence ATGGCCGATCAAGTAATCGAAACGGACCTGGAGCGCCGGTCCGGTGAGTGGCAGCGGAACGCGGGCGAGGCGGCGCCGGAGGCGAAGAAGTTCCTTCAGGGGCCTCAGCACCGCCAGTTCGAGCTGTGGCAGGCCGTGAAGATCTTCCGCGAGCTGGTGTACGGCTTCCGGAAGCTCCACTTCGTCGGGCCGTGCGTGACCGTGTTCGGCTCCGCCCGGTTCGACGAGCGCCACCGGTACTACGTCATGGCCCGCGAGGTGGGCCGCCTGCTCGCGCGGTCCGGGTTCACCACGATGACCGGCGGCGGCCCGGGGATCATGGAGGCCGCCAACCGCGGCGCCCGCGACATCGGCGGCCGGTCGATCGGGTGCAACATCGTGCTGCCGATGGAGCAGAAGCCGAACCCGTATGTCGATTCGTGGATCGACTTCGAGTACTTCTTCGTCCGCAAGCTGATGCTGGTGAAGTACAGCTACGCGTTCGTCGTGATGCCCGGCGGGTTCGGCACGATGGACGAACTGTTCGAGGTGGCGACGCTGATCCAGACCGGGAAGCTGGAGAACTTCCCCGTCGCGCTGATGGGCGCGGACTACTGGCGCCCGCTCATGGACCAGTTGCGGGTGATGGCGAACGAGAGGACCATCGACCCGGCCGACCTCGACCAGCTCATCGTCTCCGACGACCCGGGCGAGGTGGTGTCGGGCGTTACGGATATTGCGATGAAGCGGTTCGGCCTGACCTACGGCCCGCAGTGCAAACCGCGGTGGTGGCTCGGCGAGCGGTGGCACCGGCTGAGGAAGTAG
- a CDS encoding alpha/beta fold hydrolase, with translation MPDTQTPKLDAPIVLVHGLCGYERVTALGRTLRDYFPGIRQQLETAGNRVLVPRLSCTLGVEARAAELKRYIERNVPTGPVHVIGHSMGGLDGRYMVSRLGMAERVKSLTTVGTPHRGSAFADWGVRRFGRLAAPFFQLLGVSYQAFLDLTTFGCQQFNETVPDAPGVRYLSVAGVCESRWMGPEWRIPHGIVSQAEGPNDGVVSVASARWGEHMDVWTGDHLNLVNWPNRIALRSGVWESFAPDYGRIIRRIAEA, from the coding sequence TTGCCCGATACCCAGACCCCGAAACTCGACGCACCCATTGTCCTCGTCCACGGGTTGTGCGGTTACGAGCGCGTCACCGCGCTCGGCCGGACGCTGCGCGACTACTTCCCCGGCATCCGCCAGCAGCTCGAAACCGCCGGGAACCGGGTCCTGGTTCCGCGGTTGAGCTGCACCCTGGGCGTCGAGGCCCGTGCCGCCGAACTCAAGCGGTACATCGAACGGAACGTCCCGACCGGACCGGTCCACGTGATCGGGCACAGCATGGGCGGGCTCGACGGCCGGTACATGGTGTCGCGCCTGGGCATGGCCGAGCGGGTGAAGTCGCTCACCACCGTGGGCACCCCGCACCGCGGCAGCGCGTTCGCCGACTGGGGCGTGCGACGGTTCGGCCGGCTGGCGGCGCCGTTCTTCCAACTCCTCGGCGTCTCGTACCAGGCGTTCCTCGACCTCACCACGTTCGGCTGCCAGCAGTTCAACGAAACGGTGCCCGACGCGCCGGGCGTGCGCTACCTGTCGGTCGCCGGCGTGTGCGAGAGCCGGTGGATGGGGCCGGAGTGGCGAATCCCACACGGGATCGTGAGCCAAGCGGAAGGGCCGAACGACGGGGTCGTATCGGTCGCGTCGGCCCGGTGGGGCGAACACATGGACGTGTGGACCGGCGACCACCTGAACCTGGTGAACTGGCCGAACCGGATCGCGCTGAGGAGCGGCGTTTGGGAGTCGTTCGCACCGGACTACGGGCGAATCATCCGTCGCATCGCTGAGGCATAA